A section of the Fibrobacter sp. genome encodes:
- a CDS encoding BamA/TamA family outer membrane protein encodes MKFLSLAIFLMSSVLAFGGQCRIQKIVWSGEHSDFDETEMQSAVGAPCDGWRSAAQKLERYYENRGFLGAVVEGSVDSAGELTVQLNRGAAWVWAPAENLEAGKTKPEAFAKLAGLEAGAYVSPTDLERADRKLSRLGYYERTAPAQMFRDPTRNRIVPVFHMRAAAVSEAEALLTYSSEGNAWEGQINVNLYNILGTARDLQLEGFIGDDSRHLEGSYKEPWIFGTSWNVVARGMFNEETVTASDADSENSNEDSTSAESIERTLYGEIGVTRDIGFDFNIGVFVGVSEDNKYSSLEVSYVSLDRFALPRDGWRIDGKLSYKMDRPDSLDNFLLANASVMRYQPIYKNFIGRISGVAGGIFPSDGNLKRTDLFALGGMDSFKGMGYQAVRTRAFGFGELALLWQDSYDLSIELFYQPGLYRRSGAEHGWAREQDYGIAFTQYRKNWSINLYYAMRNGCNFLDGVIGFGVKTLF; translated from the coding sequence ATGAAGTTCTTGAGTCTTGCAATTTTCTTGATGTCTAGCGTACTGGCTTTTGGCGGTCAGTGCCGTATCCAGAAGATTGTCTGGTCTGGGGAACATTCTGACTTTGACGAAACGGAAATGCAGTCTGCGGTAGGTGCGCCCTGCGATGGCTGGCGCAGTGCAGCCCAGAAGCTGGAACGTTATTACGAAAACCGCGGTTTCCTTGGTGCTGTGGTGGAAGGCTCTGTAGATTCTGCTGGCGAGTTGACTGTTCAATTGAACCGCGGGGCCGCTTGGGTTTGGGCGCCTGCCGAGAATCTGGAAGCGGGGAAGACAAAGCCCGAGGCGTTTGCAAAGCTGGCGGGCTTGGAAGCGGGCGCCTATGTTTCCCCGACGGATTTGGAACGTGCGGACCGCAAGCTTTCTCGCTTAGGATATTATGAGAGAACCGCGCCCGCCCAGATGTTCCGTGACCCGACGCGAAATCGTATTGTGCCTGTATTCCACATGAGGGCGGCCGCCGTTTCCGAAGCGGAAGCTTTGCTGACCTACTCCAGCGAAGGAAACGCTTGGGAAGGCCAAATCAACGTGAACCTCTATAACATCCTTGGGACGGCTCGTGACCTGCAGTTGGAAGGATTTATCGGAGACGATTCCCGCCATTTGGAAGGCTCCTACAAGGAACCCTGGATTTTTGGAACCTCCTGGAACGTGGTAGCCCGCGGCATGTTCAACGAAGAAACGGTTACGGCGTCTGACGCGGATTCCGAAAATTCCAACGAGGATTCTACTTCCGCTGAATCCATAGAACGTACTTTGTACGGTGAAATCGGTGTTACCCGTGATATAGGTTTTGATTTTAACATCGGCGTTTTTGTCGGCGTCAGCGAAGACAATAAGTATTCCTCTCTTGAAGTGTCTTACGTTTCCCTGGATCGTTTCGCTTTGCCTCGCGATGGCTGGCGGATAGACGGTAAATTGTCTTATAAAATGGATCGCCCCGATTCCTTGGATAATTTCCTTTTGGCCAACGCCAGCGTTATGCGCTACCAACCCATCTATAAAAATTTCATCGGCCGCATTTCCGGTGTGGCGGGCGGAATTTTCCCCTCCGACGGAAACCTGAAACGCACCGATTTGTTTGCCTTGGGCGGAATGGATAGTTTCAAGGGAATGGGTTACCAAGCGGTACGTACCCGCGCCTTTGGCTTTGGGGAACTGGCCTTGCTGTGGCAGGACAGTTACGACCTGAGCATAGAACTTTTCTACCAGCCTGGCTTATATCGCCGTTCCGGAGCAGAACATGGCTGGGCCCGTGAACAGGACTATGGCATAGCCTTTACCCAGTACCGCAAGAACTGGAGCATCAACCTCTATTATGCCATGCGGAACGGTTGCAACTTCCTAGATGGCGTTATCGGGTTTGGCGTGAAGACGTTGTTCTAG